The following are encoded together in the Acidobacteriota bacterium genome:
- a CDS encoding sigma-70 family RNA polymerase sigma factor, giving the protein MTDRLEENVQDVTELLLRFSQGDKTVHDELMLAVYTDLRKFAKMLLSRERSNHTLQATALVHEAYLRLVRQDRVQWQNRAHFLGVAAQMMRRILVDHARTKQAEKRGGEDIRIALEDAFEIPQKKDVDLILLDEALTTLAAMDPRQSQIVELRFFGGLSVEETAEVLGISVATVMREWRVAKLWLYQQILKG; this is encoded by the coding sequence ATGACTGATCGTCTTGAAGAAAATGTACAAGATGTCACTGAATTGCTGCTCCGGTTTAGCCAGGGGGATAAAACAGTCCACGATGAGCTGATGCTGGCGGTGTATACCGACCTGCGCAAATTTGCCAAAATGCTCCTCAGTCGTGAACGGTCCAACCATACGCTGCAGGCCACCGCGCTGGTGCATGAAGCGTACCTTCGACTTGTGCGCCAGGATCGGGTTCAATGGCAAAATCGCGCGCATTTTCTCGGCGTGGCGGCCCAGATGATGCGCCGCATTTTAGTTGACCACGCCCGCACAAAACAGGCGGAAAAACGCGGCGGTGAAGATATTCGAATTGCTTTGGAAGATGCCTTTGAAATCCCGCAAAAAAAGGATGTTGATCTCATTTTGCTGGATGAAGCGCTGACAACACTGGCCGCGATGGATCCGCGCCAGAGCCAGATTGTGGAATTGAGGTTTTTTGGCGGTTTGTCAGTCGAAGAAACCGCCGAAGTCCTCGGCATTTCAGTGGCAACCGTGATGCGTGAATGGCGGGTTGCCAAACTCTGGCTATATCAGCAAATTCTCAAGGGTTAA
- the pyk gene encoding pyruvate kinase, translating to MARAKIVATIGPASRSHETLRSLILAGMNVARINMSHGTHEGHAQAINSIRALAEELHLPMAILVDLCGPKIRTGKLENGGPIEIKAGDRITLTPEEILGTAERVTCSYELLAMDARLGDRILIDDGLIELQVQEIQGADVTCLILNGGLLNERKGINLPSIPTSLPSLTEKDRADLAFGLKHNVDYIAISFVRRPEDCRQARALIEEHGSDVPLIAKIEKPEAIQHLAQILEVVDGVMVARGDLGVEAETERVPIYQKEIIRHANRERKVVITATQMLQSMVENPRPTRAEASDVANAVLDGTDAVMLSAETAAGNHPVESVRTMRRIIEYTEEVVTYQRPSGRDYLRGTPTGSTMRALAEAALFAADEIKAKVILVYTERGKMAQHLAATRPHQRIICLTHYKETFRRLSLIWGVEPVLLKKAPAVEALFHQGDEALIELGWAQRGEKVIVMAGKVTGLPISNMVRVHRVGEFSHP from the coding sequence ATGGCACGAGCAAAAATCGTCGCGACGATTGGTCCGGCTTCGCGGTCACACGAGACCCTGCGTAGCCTGATCCTGGCGGGTATGAACGTCGCCCGCATCAACATGTCACATGGCACCCACGAAGGCCATGCCCAGGCAATTAATTCTATTCGCGCACTGGCGGAGGAACTTCACCTGCCGATGGCGATTCTGGTTGATCTGTGCGGCCCAAAGATTCGCACCGGAAAACTCGAAAACGGTGGCCCGATTGAAATCAAAGCCGGTGACCGCATCACGCTCACACCTGAAGAAATCCTAGGAACAGCCGAGCGGGTGACCTGCAGCTATGAATTGCTGGCCATGGATGCCCGCCTGGGTGACCGCATTCTGATTGATGATGGGTTGATTGAATTGCAGGTCCAGGAAATCCAGGGTGCAGATGTGACGTGTCTGATTTTGAATGGTGGATTGCTCAACGAACGCAAAGGCATCAATTTGCCGAGTATCCCGACGTCACTTCCGTCGTTGACTGAGAAAGACCGGGCTGATCTGGCGTTTGGCCTCAAGCACAATGTGGATTACATCGCGATTTCGTTTGTTCGTCGCCCCGAAGATTGCCGCCAGGCGCGTGCGTTGATCGAAGAACATGGTTCGGATGTTCCACTCATTGCCAAAATTGAAAAACCCGAGGCGATTCAACATCTGGCCCAAATTCTGGAAGTTGTTGATGGAGTGATGGTTGCCCGAGGTGATCTTGGCGTCGAAGCCGAAACTGAACGGGTGCCGATCTATCAAAAAGAAATCATCCGTCACGCCAACCGCGAACGCAAAGTGGTGATTACCGCCACCCAGATGCTCCAATCAATGGTGGAGAATCCGCGTCCGACCCGGGCCGAAGCGTCTGACGTCGCCAATGCCGTGCTCGATGGCACCGACGCCGTGATGCTCTCCGCCGAAACGGCGGCTGGAAACCACCCGGTGGAATCAGTCCGCACCATGCGTCGCATTATCGAATACACCGAAGAAGTCGTGACCTATCAGCGACCTAGCGGACGTGACTATCTGCGCGGCACACCAACCGGCTCGACGATGCGGGCGCTCGCTGAAGCCGCTTTGTTTGCAGCGGATGAAATCAAAGCCAAAGTGATCCTGGTCTATACCGAACGCGGCAAAATGGCCCAACATCTGGCCGCAACGCGTCCGCACCAGCGCATCATCTGCCTGACCCACTATAAAGAGACGTTTCGTCGGTTGAGTTTAATTTGGGGAGTGGAACCGGTTCTTCTGAAAAAAGCACCTGCCGTCGAAGCCCTTTTCCATCAAGGAGATGAAGCGCTGATTGAACTCGGCTGGGCCCAACGTGGCGAAAAAGTGATTGTGATGGCCGGCAAAGTAACCGGCTTGCCGATTTCAAATATGGTCCGCGTTCATCGCGTCGGTGAGTTTAGCCATCCCTGA
- a CDS encoding DUF4365 domain-containing protein has translation MLTQQHSMESLSRAYVQAIAGQARLNLSFETKREFDYGVDGTFHHIKEFNGRLVESGFPLDFQIKASTDWRFKESHIIFNMEAIAYNKIVDRNTTSGAIPKILILLCLPTKTDEWLESTEEYLLLRKCCYWERLDGKLTNNKKACAVHIPRTRRLTTESLIELLGKVRQGLWR, from the coding sequence GTGTTAACTCAACAACATAGTATGGAGTCATTGAGTCGAGCTTATGTTCAAGCGATAGCAGGTCAGGCAAGATTAAATCTGAGTTTTGAGACAAAACGAGAATTTGATTATGGTGTAGACGGCACTTTTCACCACATCAAAGAATTTAACGGACGGTTGGTGGAAAGTGGGTTCCCTCTGGATTTCCAAATAAAAGCCTCTACAGATTGGCGATTCAAAGAATCTCACATTATTTTCAACATGGAGGCTATCGCCTATAACAAGATTGTTGACCGTAATACTACATCAGGGGCAATACCTAAAATATTGATTTTATTATGTCTTCCTACTAAAACAGATGAATGGTTGGAAAGCACTGAAGAATATCTCCTACTCCGAAAATGCTGTTATTGGGAACGATTGGATGGAAAACTGACAAACAATAAAAAAGCTTGTGCGGTTCACATCCCACGAACACGACGTCTCACAACCGAATCTCTCATCGAACTTCTTGGGAAAGTCAGGCAAGGTTTATGGCGATAA
- a CDS encoding serine/threonine protein kinase, whose amino-acid sequence MLSPNTLLQNRYLVVRLIGQGGMGAVYEARDQRLNHTVALKETFFDEDEGRRAFEREARLLARLKHPALPRVSDYFSDKQGQFLVMEFIPGTDLGDMLKRRGGAFSLEEVSRWADQLLDVIEYLHGQQPPIIHRDIKPQNLKLNQQGQLILLDFGLAKGPSSATIATGGDNRSVFGYTPNYAPPEQMQGTGTDERSDLYSVAATLYHLLTGRKPVDALNRAMQLISNSTDPLTPAHQVTPTVPLQIGQALQQTMALTREQRPASVGELRQSLRARRTTPLLNTSPTRKTASRQTVDNTEARGSGSEAATVIHPSQELPSLAQIIPPGKQSDTQVMAPAALFGTNFHISPSKCKVRVLSGHTSGVSSVCFTPNGQFVISGSHDTSIKIWDVETSQQTGQLLPAVGPPSAIESLAVSPHGNLLLSGTRAGVLRLWDLETGRELASLKGHGSAIHSLQFLPNGRYAVSGSSDNTLGVWDVERGRELWRLRNPHGSILAVAVSPNGRWALSGGHDPHVYLWDIETGQLLKTLQQWDSVSSIAFSPDGAFAVVGSGGKAIHLLQLETSQWVARFDGHTEPVTSVAFSRDGMLMVSGGMDSTVRLWDVESGRELCCFEDHTLGVTSVAFSPNFTHLASGGWDKQVRVWELPQEN is encoded by the coding sequence ATGCTGTCTCCCAACACGCTCCTGCAGAATCGCTATCTTGTGGTGCGCCTGATTGGTCAGGGTGGGATGGGGGCTGTTTATGAAGCCCGCGACCAGCGGCTCAATCATACGGTGGCACTCAAAGAGACCTTCTTTGATGAAGATGAAGGCCGGCGTGCCTTTGAACGCGAAGCCCGGTTGCTGGCCCGGCTCAAACATCCGGCACTCCCACGGGTGAGCGATTATTTTTCCGACAAACAGGGCCAATTTCTGGTGATGGAATTTATTCCAGGGACTGACCTGGGCGATATGCTCAAGCGGCGCGGCGGTGCGTTTTCCCTCGAAGAAGTCTCCCGTTGGGCTGATCAATTGCTCGATGTCATCGAATACCTCCACGGACAGCAACCGCCAATCATTCACCGCGATATCAAACCCCAAAACCTGAAACTCAATCAGCAGGGCCAGCTTATTCTGCTCGATTTTGGTCTGGCAAAAGGACCGTCTTCGGCCACAATTGCCACCGGAGGCGACAATCGGAGCGTGTTTGGCTACACGCCGAACTACGCCCCGCCCGAACAAATGCAGGGCACCGGAACCGATGAGCGGAGCGACCTCTACTCGGTGGCGGCCACGCTCTATCACCTGTTGACAGGTCGAAAACCGGTGGACGCACTCAACCGGGCCATGCAACTTATCAGTAATTCAACCGATCCGCTGACTCCGGCGCATCAGGTCACTCCAACCGTTCCACTTCAAATTGGACAGGCGCTCCAGCAAACCATGGCGCTGACCCGCGAACAACGCCCAGCCAGTGTGGGCGAACTCCGCCAATCGTTGCGGGCCCGGCGGACAACGCCCCTGTTAAATACCAGTCCGACGCGAAAAACCGCCAGCCGACAAACAGTGGACAACACCGAGGCTCGCGGGAGCGGGAGCGAAGCCGCCACCGTCATTCATCCATCACAGGAACTCCCCTCACTTGCCCAAATTATTCCACCTGGCAAGCAGAGTGATACCCAGGTGATGGCGCCGGCGGCTTTATTTGGAACAAATTTTCATATCAGCCCATCCAAATGCAAAGTTCGAGTGTTGTCAGGACATACCAGCGGTGTGAGTAGTGTTTGTTTCACGCCAAACGGCCAGTTTGTGATTTCCGGAAGTCACGACACGTCAATCAAAATCTGGGATGTTGAAACAAGTCAGCAAACTGGTCAGTTGCTGCCGGCGGTGGGGCCTCCGTCGGCGATTGAATCGCTGGCGGTTTCACCGCACGGGAATTTACTGCTTTCGGGAACACGGGCAGGTGTGTTGCGGCTGTGGGATCTCGAAACCGGACGTGAACTGGCATCACTCAAAGGTCACGGAAGTGCCATTCACAGCCTTCAGTTTCTGCCAAATGGGCGGTATGCAGTTTCCGGGAGCAGTGACAACACGTTGGGGGTATGGGATGTCGAGCGCGGTCGCGAACTCTGGCGGCTTCGCAATCCGCATGGCTCAATTCTGGCGGTGGCGGTTTCGCCCAATGGACGCTGGGCGCTTTCCGGCGGACATGATCCGCATGTGTATCTGTGGGATATCGAAACCGGCCAGCTTTTGAAAACGCTTCAGCAATGGGACAGTGTGTCAAGCATTGCCTTTTCACCAGATGGCGCTTTTGCGGTGGTTGGAAGTGGTGGGAAAGCCATCCATCTTCTCCAGCTTGAAACTAGCCAGTGGGTAGCCCGCTTTGACGGACACACGGAGCCGGTCACATCGGTTGCGTTTTCACGGGATGGAATGTTGATGGTTTCAGGTGGGATGGATAGCACCGTCCGGCTGTGGGATGTCGAATCCGGACGCGAATTGTGCTGCTTTGAAGATCATACCCTGGGCGTCACCAGCGTTGCCTTTTCCCCCAACTTTACCCATCTGGCTTCTGGCGGATGGGACAAGCAGGTCCGGGTATGGGAATTGCCCCAAGAAAATTGA
- a CDS encoding zinc-ribbon domain-containing protein: MIVACPSCHTKYQLNPAKVVGDWAPLICRHCATRFNAVVEERLQRVPAEGVVLMAAPSSSPVRDPLVKALREQGLAVKVVEQAAATSHYLGLCAPDIFLTTPFLSDGSAQKPCAQIHRDIHLKGCAIVLLGTHQSDETQRVQFFADFILNTEQPFESVLRDFAVFLKHFRASQQQHGQFLSELRRAERLARTILSDIILYNPEEVEKGIVEGTFNDLLSEELEDARKYYAEQVHPDVLRETDILEDLLKKFMVEQRQKHSVALTERGAQSANAESHS, encoded by the coding sequence ATGATCGTTGCCTGCCCTTCGTGTCACACCAAGTATCAACTCAATCCAGCCAAAGTGGTTGGCGATTGGGCACCGCTCATTTGCCGACATTGTGCCACTCGATTCAACGCCGTGGTGGAGGAGCGTTTACAGCGCGTACCTGCCGAAGGCGTCGTGTTAATGGCCGCACCGTCTTCCTCTCCGGTTCGGGACCCGCTGGTCAAGGCGCTTCGTGAACAGGGGCTGGCGGTCAAAGTGGTCGAGCAGGCGGCGGCGACGTCGCACTACCTTGGTTTGTGTGCCCCCGATATCTTTCTCACCACCCCATTTTTGTCAGATGGCAGCGCTCAAAAGCCCTGTGCCCAAATTCACCGGGACATTCACCTCAAAGGGTGTGCGATTGTGTTGCTTGGGACACATCAATCGGATGAAACCCAGCGCGTGCAATTTTTTGCTGATTTTATCCTGAATACTGAGCAGCCGTTTGAGTCGGTCCTGCGGGACTTTGCGGTGTTTTTGAAGCATTTCCGGGCGAGCCAGCAGCAACACGGACAATTTTTAAGTGAACTTCGACGCGCTGAACGTTTGGCACGCACCATTCTTTCAGATATTATCCTCTACAATCCTGAAGAAGTGGAAAAAGGAATTGTGGAAGGGACCTTCAACGACCTGCTGAGCGAAGAACTCGAAGACGCTCGAAAGTATTATGCTGAACAGGTTCATCCCGACGTACTCCGCGAAACCGACATACTTGAAGATTTGCTGAAAAAATTTATGGTCGAACAACGCCAAAAACACAGTGTTGCGTTGACCGAGCGCGGTGCTCAATCGGCAAATGCTGAAAGTCACTCGTAA
- the ruvB gene encoding Holliday junction branch migration DNA helicase RuvB, with translation MAKTSKEKQADHTDRLVTGESEGPGEQFTELSLRPKFLREYIGQSKSTDNLGIFMKAARNRKKALDHVLLHGPPGLGKTTLAMIVANEMGVEIKSTSGPVIEKSGDLAALLTNLQENDVLFIDEIHRLSPAIEEILYPAMEDYQLDIMIGQGPSSRSIKLDLPPFTLVGATTRAGLITAPLRGRFGITLHLDFYGEEHLTEIILRSAKILEVTIDQTGALEIARRSRGTPRIANRLLRRVRDIAEVLHSGEITETIAREALNRMEVDRFGLDEVDRKMLLTIIEKFDGGPVGVSTISAAIQEEKDAIEEIYEPYLIQIGFLNRTPRGRVVTRAAYEHLRIPYQITPPPFSPAPLFEKANE, from the coding sequence ATGGCAAAGACATCCAAAGAAAAACAAGCTGATCATACTGACCGGCTGGTCACTGGGGAATCGGAAGGCCCAGGTGAACAGTTCACCGAATTGTCGCTTCGCCCGAAATTTCTGCGCGAGTATATTGGGCAATCAAAATCCACTGATAACTTGGGGATTTTTATGAAGGCAGCGCGAAATCGGAAGAAAGCGCTGGATCACGTTCTGCTTCACGGCCCGCCAGGATTGGGGAAAACCACACTGGCCATGATTGTGGCCAATGAAATGGGGGTCGAAATCAAATCCACTTCAGGCCCTGTGATCGAGAAATCTGGTGATTTAGCAGCACTTCTGACCAATTTGCAGGAAAACGATGTGTTGTTTATTGATGAAATTCACCGGCTGTCCCCAGCCATTGAGGAAATCCTGTACCCGGCCATGGAGGACTATCAGCTTGATATTATGATTGGGCAAGGACCGTCCTCCCGATCTATCAAGCTTGATCTGCCGCCGTTTACCCTGGTTGGGGCAACGACTCGGGCTGGGCTGATTACAGCCCCCCTCCGGGGTCGGTTTGGGATTACGCTGCACCTGGATTTTTATGGTGAAGAACACCTGACAGAAATTATTTTGCGCTCGGCAAAAATCCTGGAAGTAACTATTGACCAGACCGGTGCACTCGAAATTGCCCGTCGTTCACGTGGAACGCCTCGCATTGCCAACCGGCTCTTGCGGCGGGTGCGCGATATTGCCGAAGTTCTTCACAGCGGTGAAATTACAGAAACCATTGCTCGTGAAGCATTAAACCGAATGGAAGTAGACCGGTTTGGACTGGATGAAGTTGACCGGAAGATGCTCCTGACCATTATTGAAAAATTTGATGGAGGACCAGTTGGGGTGAGTACGATTTCGGCGGCTATTCAGGAAGAAAAAGACGCGATTGAGGAAATTTACGAGCCGTATCTGATTCAGATTGGCTTTTTAAATCGCACGCCACGCGGGCGCGTGGTCACTCGGGCAGCCTACGAACATCTTCGAATTCCTTATCAGATAACACCCCCACCCTTTAGCCCGGCTCCATTGTTTGAAAAAGCCAATGAATAG
- a CDS encoding DUF2203 domain-containing protein: MELPNQETPSKLFSREEANRLVPTLRRLIKQVVQAQEGYTRVADDIERARDRASSGGGSHMGGYYIQCLAVFSKSVHDIEALGVLVKDYRVGLCDFPHLRDGRVVYLCWKMDEDEVCWWHDIEAGFAGRQPL, from the coding sequence ATGGAACTTCCCAACCAAGAGACCCCGTCAAAACTCTTTTCCCGCGAAGAAGCCAATCGCCTCGTTCCAACCCTTCGCCGATTGATCAAACAAGTTGTCCAGGCCCAGGAAGGCTACACACGCGTTGCCGATGATATTGAGCGCGCTCGTGATCGAGCCAGTTCCGGCGGCGGAAGCCATATGGGCGGATACTATATTCAATGCCTGGCAGTATTTTCCAAAAGCGTTCACGACATCGAAGCTCTCGGCGTCCTGGTCAAAGATTATCGAGTTGGCCTGTGCGACTTCCCACATTTGCGGGATGGTCGAGTGGTATACCTCTGCTGGAAAATGGATGAAGATGAAGTTTGCTGGTGGCACGACATCGAAGCCGGGTTTGCTGGGCGGCAACCCCTTTAA